One segment of Rhipicephalus sanguineus isolate Rsan-2018 chromosome 6, BIME_Rsan_1.4, whole genome shotgun sequence DNA contains the following:
- the LOC119396405 gene encoding SEC14-like protein 2, translated as MSAVEDDAAAVADRLTAKEQATLDQFRISTADLSLPSREDWYLLKWLRARKFDTKEARKMLVEHIAWRKKNEVDSILEDYQPPKVLLEYFPGGFVDCSTDGRPVLIVPVGQADFKGMLEAASRADLLRHCIYLLESQEELKRNLTLQNGGPRIETMHVVADMEGFSFWQLSSLEVVSALTDVVRMYEDNFPEILEQAYLVNAPSLFPLLWNIIKPLLTQRTMSKVHIFGRGGWQELLTSRMNVERLPVQWGGKLTGPDGDERCRNLICPGGTIPDKYRRKGSEAAGAESHTVGAGSSWTLPVSVARAGSELRWDFCTSSGDLKFAVRFRPNDGGAGDVDESRDLVPPTMVPCSRHEPHSGSVHCQEPGTYELVFDNSYSWLTRKEVSYSVKLLPPPTRSET; from the exons ATGAGCGCCGTAGAAGACGACGCAGCCGCGGTTGCGGATCGGCTCACCGCCAAGGAACAAGCCACCCTCGATCAA TTCCGAATCTCAACGGCCGATCTTTCGCTACCGTCACGGGAAGACTGGTACCTGCTCAAATGGCTGCGTG CCAGGAAGTTCGACACAAAAGAGGCAAGAAAAATGCTGGTTGAG CACATCGCCTGGCGAAAGAAGAACGAGGTGGACAGCATACTGGAGGACTACCAACCCCCCAAG GTGCTCCTGGAGTACTTCCCTGGCGGCTTCGTGGACTGCAGCACTGACGGCAGGCCGGTGCTCATAGTTCCTGTGGGACAGGCAGACTTCAAAG GCATGCTTGAAGCCGCATCGCGCGCTGATCTTCTACGTCACTGCATCTATCTCCTGGAGTCACAAGAAGAGCTCAAGAGGAATCTCACTCTGCAG AACGGCGGCCCTCGGATCGAAACCATGCACGTTGTGGCGGACATGGAAGGCTTTTCATTCTGGCAGCTTTCGTCTCTCGAAG TTGTGTCGGCGCTCACCGATGTGGTTCGGATGTACGAAGACAACTTTCCTGAAATTCTGGAGCAGGCTTACCTCGTCAACG CGCCCAGCTTATTTCCCCTTCTGTGGAACATCATCAAACCGCTGCTGACTCAGAGGACCATGAGCAAAGTGCATATATTTGGAAGAG GTGGTTGGCAAGAGCTGCTGACGAGTCGCATGAACGTTGAGCGGCTTCCCGTACAATGGGGCGGCAAGCTGACGGGACCGGACGGCGATGAACGCTGCAGAAACCTG ATCTGCCCAGGTGGTACCATCCCGGACAAGTACCGGCGAAAGGGGTCCGAAGCTGCAGGTGCCGAGTCGCACACCGTCGGAGCTGGCAGCAGCTGGACTCTGCCG GTATCCGTGGCGCGAGCAGGCTCAGAGCTGCGGTGGGATTTCTGCACGTCGAGCGGGGACCTGAAGTTCGCCGTACGATTCAGGCCGAACGATGGTGGCGCCGGAGACGTGGACGAGTCACGCGATCTGGTGCCTCCCACGATGGTCCCGTGTTCTCGCCACGAGCCACACAGTGGCAGCGTGCACTGCCAGGAGCCCGGAACGT ATGAGCTCGTGTTCGACAACTCGTACAGCTGGCTGACGCGCAAGGAAGTGAGCTACAGTGTGAAGCTGCTGCCTCCACCGACGAGAAGCGAGACCTGA